The DNA region AAAAGAAAAAACAAACATAAAATTATGTGCCTCCCACGGTATTATTTCTTATGAACAAGCGGTCAGATTAAAGGAAGTCGGTGTGGAAATGTATCATCACAATATAGAAACAAGTGAAGATAATTTTGATACAATCTGTGATTCTCATACGTATGAAGATCGTATAGAAACGATAAAAAATGTAATAAAAGCTGGGCATGACGTTTGCTGTGGTGGTATTTTAGGCATGGGAGAATCCATGGAACAACGACTTAAAATGGCCTTTGAGATAAAGGCGTTAAATATAAAGTCGATCCCAGTTAATGTATTGAATCCAATTTCGGGAACACCGTTAGGAGAGCAAAAAGTACTAGAAGCTAAAGAAATTCTAAAAATAATGGCAGTATTTCGATTTATACTTCCAGATGGTTATATTCGATATGCTGGTGGAAGAAAGGCATTAGGAGAGCTTCAAAGCAAAGGGTTAGAAGCTGGGGTTAATGCAGCCTTGGTTGGAAATTATTTAACAACCATAGGAAATAACATTTCTGAAGATTTGAAAATGCTTTCTGAAGCAGGATTTGAGGTGTGATATGTCAAAAGGAGTCTTTATTATAGGAACTGATACTGATGTAGGAAAAACCGTAGTATCCGCAGGACTTATGCACCTTCTTCGAAAAAATGGATATACCGCTTGTTATTTTAAACCTGTACTCAGTGGTGCAATAGAGGATCATAGAGAACTGATTCCTGGAGATACTCGATTTGTAAAAACTGTTGCAAACCTAGAGGAGACTCTAGAAAATATGACCCCTTATAAATTTCAAACGCCAGTAGCACCTCATTTAGCGTCAAAAATAGAAAACATCCCTATTCAAGTGGAGGTTATTAAAAAAAGCTATCAAAATTTATGTGAAAAATACTCCTATATTCTTGCCGAGGGTGCTGGTGGGCTAGTTGTTCCTCTTACAGAAGAAGGTTATATGCTCTATAATCTTGTACTGGATTTTGAGTTGCCGATTATCATCGTGGCTCGACCAGGGTTAGGCACCATAAACCATACAGTTATGACGGTTAGATATGCACAAAACCTTGGTATTACGGTAAAAGGCATTATTATCAACGGGTATGATGACGCAAATGTTTGTCATATGGATAACAAAATAACTATTGAGAAGTTAACCAATGTCCCAATATTAGGGCTTATTCCTATTTTAAATGACATTGATGTCGAGAAGCTTCAATGGGGTGATTTA from Firmicutes bacterium HGW-Firmicutes-1 includes:
- the bioD gene encoding dethiobiotin synthase, with translation MSKGVFIIGTDTDVGKTVVSAGLMHLLRKNGYTACYFKPVLSGAIEDHRELIPGDTRFVKTVANLEETLENMTPYKFQTPVAPHLASKIENIPIQVEVIKKSYQNLCEKYSYILAEGAGGLVVPLTEEGYMLYNLVLDFELPIIIVARPGLGTINHTVMTVRYAQNLGITVKGIIINGYDDANVCHMDNKITIEKLTNVPILGLIPILNDIDVEKLQWGDLRECFEKNISVDILF
- a CDS encoding biotin synthase BioB yields the protein MKEFITKMEQKIMLGDSINLEEALRLTETEDLEDLFSAANRIRIKFMGNKVDLCTIMNAKSGKCTENCKYCAQSGHYHTGVEEYPLVSVEQALELARENERQGVNRFSLVTSGRGPSDEEFEKLLEIYKELKEKTNIKLCASHGIISYEQAVRLKEVGVEMYHHNIETSEDNFDTICDSHTYEDRIETIKNVIKAGHDVCCGGILGMGESMEQRLKMAFEIKALNIKSIPVNVLNPISGTPLGEQKVLEAKEILKIMAVFRFILPDGYIRYAGGRKALGELQSKGLEAGVNAALVGNYLTTIGNNISEDLKMLSEAGFEV